AGGCTGCCTAGGAGGGGCCAGGACCTCAGCTGGCATCTGGGCACTGAGCGGGCAGCAAGGATGAGGAACCAGGAGAGTGCTGGAAGCAGCGTGAGGCAGAGCCTGGAGTGGGTGCACAGAGGTGGCCGGAAGGTCTTGCGAATCTGGGTGAGTGAGGGCTGGCCCAGAGGTCCAGGCTCCGGGAAGGTCACTTAACGGCCAGGAGGGTGGAGGGGAGGGCTCCAGGCTCTCGGCCCAACAGGGCCCAGCAGGGGGACCCAGGGTGCCGGACCCCCTAGACCTGTTGCTgctcagtggattctgactcatagtgaccctataggacagagtagacctgccccatagggtcccatggctgtgatcttcacagaagcagagcagctggtgggttcgaaccacagacctttcagttagcagctaagcactttaactactgtgtcaccagggctccttgggcccCCTGGGGAGGGCTGCTTATATGCTCAGACATCTCCCTCACTGACCACGGGGCCTTTAGGATGCTCTGAGCAGCAGCCTGATTcaggaggaggaaatgaggaAACAGGGATGACGAGCCCAGTGACCTGGCCAGAGCAAGGTCTAAACCTAGATCAGAGCCCTGTCTTTCCACCCGTCAGGCCCCCTCCCTGGAAGGACCCTGCTGGCCGCTCAGGGCACTGGACAGAAGGCAGGGCTGGGCTCCCTGGCGTGGACCCACTGCAGATACAGAAGATGCCACCAAGATGCCCTGTGACTTATTCTCAGTTGGGCAGCCTGGGGAGGGGGCCAGGAATGTCAGGAAGGACGTCCCAAGGCCCTCACCCAGGGCAAAGAGCAGGCGGGGCCTCCAAGGGCAAGAACAAGGGTACTGGGGGCCGGGAGACAGGCGGCGGGCAGGCGCCTGGGTTCTCAGCCACTGTCTCCTTTGTGACCTCAGATGGTGCCTCTGGCCCTAGACCCCCTACTCTGGAGCCACCACGAGGGTTCCAGTCATGGCCCTgtggttgtgtgaccttggacaggtgACCTGGCTTTCCGggttctgcctcagtttccccgccTGTCAAGTGGGGGTGTGAGGCGCCTGCCTTGCAGGGTGGCTCTAGTGGTGAGGATTGGGGGGGAGCACCGGGACCTGGCCTGTGCACCACACAAAAGGAAGCCATGTCCTTGCCAGGCCTCCCCCAGGGCCCCACGCAGTGTTCCCAGACGCTAAATATAAGACCCAAGCCATACATGGTCACAGGAGAGCCTGGGGGCCCCTGACCTTTGAGGCCATCCCCAGGGGCTGCGGTTGGGGACAGTGTCCTGGCCTGCAGGGGCCCTGGATGTAGCCAGTACAGTCGACCTTGCTTCAAGCCAGGGCCCCGGGAGAGGGGCCTAGACAACAACAGAAGCGAAGCCTCCATCCCAGGCTGAAGGCAGCCCTGGCTGCGCAGTCAGCACCCTCCCCGCCCCCTTGGTCACACACCCTGTGCCCTCCATGCACCACCACACCCCTCCTCCCTGCAGCTGGATGTCCCACCCCGCAAAGGCGTTTGTTGGGATGCTCTGGGCCAGGCCCCCGCCCTCTGGGGCTGTTCTCTTGGAGGGGCTGTGATGACTTGGGTAGTACTCCGAGCAGGGAGGGGCTGGGGACATCAGTCCACCACCCACCCCGAGGTGGACAAACCAAGGTCCAGAGAAGGCTAGGCCTGCAGGGATCCCCCCGACAGGCCCTGGTCTCACCCCGTGACTCACCCCGCCTCAGCCTTCCATCTGGGAGTGGGCCAGCATTCTTGAGGCTGTGGGCAGCCCCAGGAAAGGCCCAGCGCTAACCCCTCCAACTGGGCACACGGGGGCAGGAGGGGTGGCCTGAGGTCTCAGAGAACACCCTGCTTCCTGCAGCGTCACCTCAGGCCTGTGGTGTCCGTGTGCAGTGTAACTGTCCGAGGCcccaggctctgcaggcagcgCCACGTCCTGTCTTCGGGGACGTAGGAGCTCCAGCTCGGCACTGGGagcctggccttccttctgacctGGTCCTCCTCTCGGGGCTCCAAGTCCTCCAGCAGAGGGCTGGCACTGGGCCTCAGGGGCCTGTGGGCAGTGGGGATGCCCCTGCCTGCCTCCTGGGGTTGCCGTGGTGAACGAGTTGAGAGTGGGTGTAAAGAGCCCCGCGTGGGGGGAAACCAGTCGCTCgagtgctccacagcgttttcaggagctggattttcagaagtagattgccaggccttccttctgaggtgcctctgggtggatttcaacctccaaccttttggttagcagccaagcatgttcaccgtttgtaccactcagggacaggACAACCCCATGGAAAATGGCCTTGGCGTGAGCCGGAAGCACTTTTAAACCCTGCTTTgcagttggggaaactgaggcaggggaAACCAAGTGAACCAAGCTTCACTTGCTGCCTGGAGGCATTGGGCCTGCGCGCTGCCCTCCGGGCTGATTGCTCTGTCTCCTCTGGCCCTGCAGTTGGGCAAGATGTCGGTGAAGGAAGGCGCCCAGCGCAGGTGGACAACACTCAAGGAGAAGCTGGGGCCGCAGGACTCGGACCCCACCGAGGCCAACCTGGAGAATGCAGACCCCGAGCTGTGTATCCGGCTGCTCCAGATGCCCTCGGTCGTCAACTACTCGGGCCTGCGCAAGCGCCTGGAGAGCAGTGACGGCGGCTGGATGGTGCAGTTCCTGGAGCAGAGCGGCCTGGACCTGCTGCTGGAGGCCCTGGCGCGGCTGTCGGGCCGCGGTGTGGCGCGCATCGCGGACGCACTGCTGCAGCTCACCTGCATCAGCTGCGTGCGCGCCGTCATGAACTCGCGCCAGGGCATAGAGTACATCCTCAGCAACCAGGGCTACGTGCGCCAGCTCTCCCAGGGTAAGCAGGCAGCCTGCAGACTGACCTCAGTACCACGGGGGTCAACTGCAGGTGGGACAGGCGACAAGGGGGCCGCAGGGCAGAGGAGGAGTGAGCTCAGCCCAGGGCAGACAGGGAAGACTGCCTGGAGGAGGCACCCTCTTCCCCGagtaccaccactcatctgtcttcCAGCCTGAGACCTCACGTACCCTTGAACCCTCTGCTCCTCCCTCCAGCTGCACCTCATTCTCCCCCTGACCTGTGACTGCCTGGCCTTCCCGCCCCATGGACCCCACCTCCTCCCTGGTCCCTGCAGTCTTGACCCCCAGTCCCTTGTCCATGCCATGGTGACTAGAGTCACCTTGGGTCAAAATCACAACTTTACCTGGGTCACCCCACCCTCTAGAGCCAGCCCACATCAGTGGACAGTATTGTCCTCGAGCTTCCGGGCACCTTCCCCAGCACCCCCTCCTGCCTGCCGCCCACTTTGGCCCTTGCCCACCTCTTGCCCAGCTGCTCTATGCCTTCATGTGTCTGACAAAGTCCTGCTCATCCTTTAAGTGCCACTCACTgccacctcctccaagaagcctccCCCAGGCCGTGCTCAGAGTCCCTGGCACCCTCTGCATCCCGAGCCCTTGGGAGAGACCCCAAGAGGGCCCATGGTGGGCAGTGGTCCCTGTGTGTCCCCTCTCCACTGGGCTGTGAGGCCCCCAGGGGGGATGGGCAATGATAGATGGGGGCAAGAGAGTGAGCCAGAGGCTGCCTCATTTCTCAGTCCCAGGGTCGGATGCATGCCCCATAGCTCAGGCAAGGCTGTGGCCTTCGGCAGAGCCCTTTGAGTCTTGTTCTCAGAAGCACCAGCCAGGAGACACCCCCAAACTGCCCCAGCTCAGGGAGCAGGTGGGACACGGGGCTTGTAGGACAAGGTATTCAGGCTGGGACTGTCACAGTGGCAGTGCTGCTCGGGTTAGAGGAGAGGCGTGGGCTTAAACCCAGGGTGTGTGCTCATGTGGGACATGGCCCAAGCCAGTGGAGGGGAGGTGCTGAGCCAGCGGGCACTGGGGTGGCTGGGGCAGCCCCTGCCTCCGCACCTTCCCTGCAGGTGTTTGCTCTGTGGTCTGGAGGCCCTGCCCCGGTGTGAAGAGTGCAGGGTGCAGAGCACCCCCTGGCGTCTGCCTGCCAGGCTGATGGGTGGGGCATTCAGACCAGGAGGCAGGTGGCCGCGGGAGCCAGCAGTGTAGGGACAGTGGGGCTGGTCGCAGCGCATGGCCAGCGGAGGCTTCTGCTCCTCCCAGCTCTGGACACATCCAACGTGATGGTCAAGAAGCAGGTGTTTGAGCTGCTGGCTGCCCTGTGCATCTACTCGCCCGAGGGTCACACCCTCACCCTGGACGCCCTGGACCACTACAAGGTGAGCACAGCAGGGGAGGGACGCGGGGGCCAGCTGGGGACACGGGCTGACCCAGAGGTCCCCCCAGGCAGTGCACAGCCAGCAGTATCGCTTCAGCGTCATCATGAGTGAGCTCGCTAACAGTGACAATGTCCCCTACGTGGTCACCCTGCTTAGCGTTATCAACGCTCTCATCCTCGGCCCTGAGGACCTCCGAACCCGCAGCCAGCTTCGGAACGAGTTTGTCGGTAACTGCCCACCAGCCAGCGTCCACCCGCCAAGCCCTTCCCAAGTGCCTGCAAAGGCCAGGCTGAGGGTCTGCGCCAGCCCCTCTCACCACATCCTGCCGGGACGGGGGAGCACAGCAAACCCTTCCACCCCACCCTGCACCCCACCTACTCCTCCTGGTGGCCACGGGGCCTTAGACTCGGGACGTGAGCCCTGGAGGGCCCTCAGCTGACAAGCTGGCCAGGCAGTGAGGGGCAGGGGTCTGACCCGATCCCAGCACTGCTGGTTCTGAGTGCCACTGAGTGAGACCCCTGTGTCCCTCTTCGAGGTGGGGACCTGGGCCAGGTATCCCTGCACATGCCCCACCCCAGGCTCGGTGAGATGGAGGGGATGGGAAGTCAAGGGGAGATGCTGTCCAGGGGCCACCTCCCGCCCACTGACCACCATCCTCCCCAGGGCTGAAGCTGCTGGACGTCCTGACCAGGCTGCGGTGAGTTTCCGTTTCACCCTGCCCACGCCCACCTGCTGCCCCCAAAGCCCACCCACCTTTGCCTTGGGGCCAGTGCCTGCTCCTAGCAGCAGCTCCTGAGGAGCAGGGATGGAGCTTCCCACAGTAGCCACAGGCCCAGATGCTGGCCACCCCCTTGGTGGGTTGCAGAGGCCACCAGATACAGACAGGAAGCCCCATCAAAGGCAGATTTCAGAtacggtgaatttttttttttttttttttttttactataactaTCTGCCaattggaaacccaggtggcgtagtggttaagtgctacagctgctaaccaaagggttggcagttcgaatccgccaggcactccttagaaactttatggggcagttctactctgttctatagggtcgctatgagtcagaatcaactcgacggcaccgggtctGGTCTGGTCTATCTTCCAATtattgcttaaaaaaataaataaataaacccattaccatcaaatcaattccaactcatagcgaccctgttgcATAAATCGTACTTAAACTTAAAAATTATtcactgtttatctgaaatttgcatttatttcgatattctctatttttatttgctaactgCCCTCCCCCATCAGAAACCCGCACAGCTGAGAATGTATCCTGGGCCTCAAGGAGAACACACTCCAGGGGGCCCCTTCCCAGCCCCACTCCAAGGAGGTTAGCTGGGAGGAGGAGCCCCAGCTGGTGTGTCGGGTGGTGAACTGGCCTCAGAGAAGTCTGCTGAGGGCCAGAGCCCAGTCAGGGGCTGAGAAGGGTCACTGACTGCCTGCTTGGCACTGAGTTGGCTCAGGGCTCGGCTCACTTGTCAGGCTGAGGTGATGGGAAGGTCCCACGCCCAGTGATCCCTCAAGCCCTGCCTCCTTAGGCCAGCAGCTTCGCCCCACTCTGTGGCCACAGGGGAACTACCTTGAGCGTGGTCTTTGTGCCCTCTTCCAACTCCCAGAAAAGGGCCTTTCCTCCCCTGGGCAGCAGCTCTGCTGTCCATCCCTGCCCTCCATGCTGGCCTCAATGTGAATACTTGCTCTGCCCCATCCCAAGGGCTAGGGGAGCTGCCAGGCGGCCCGTGGGCAGGCTGCCAGGGTGTGAGGCTCAAGCCTGTGAGTCTGCCACCTTCTCAGGCCAGAGAGGCTCACTCAGATAAACCATGGTTGCTCCCTGGTTACAGCGGCCATGTGTTGGCCATGGGGCCCGGCCACAGGGCCTGACCACAGAGTTCAGCCATGTGTCAGCCATGGAGCCTAAACACAGGGCCTCACCACAGAGCTCAGTCACGTCAGCCCTGGGTCCAGCCACAGAGCTCAGCCATGTGTTGGCCGTGAAGCCCGGCCACAGGGCCCAGCCACAGGGCTCAACCATATGTCAGCCAGAGGGCCCAGCCACAGGGCCTCACCAGAGACCTCGACCATCTGTCAGCTACAGGGCTCCGCCACGTGTCAGCCACAGAGCTCAGCCATCTGTCAGCCACAGGACCCAGCTACAGGGCTCAGCCACACACGTTGGCCACAGAGCTCAGCCATGTGTTTGCCATGGAGCCCAGCCACAGGGACCAGCCACAGAGCTCAGCCATTTGTCAGCCACAGGACCCAGCTACAGGGCTCAGCCACACACATTGGCCACAGAGCTCAGCCATGTGTTTGCCATGGAGCCCAGCCACAGGGACCAGCCACAGAGCTCAGCCATTTGTCAGCCACAGGACCCAGCTACAGGGCTCAGCCACACATGTTGGCCACAGAGCTCAGCCATGTGTTTGCCATGGAGCCCAGCCACAGGGACCAGCCACAGAGCTCAGCCATTTGTCAGCCACAGGACCCAGCTACAGGGCTCAGCCACACATGTTGGCCACAGAGCTCAGCCATGTGTTGGCCATGCAGCCCAGCCACAGGGACCAGCCACAGAGCTCAGCCATCTGTCAGCCAGAGGGCCCAGTCACAGGGCCTCACCAGAGAGCTCAGCCATCTGTCAGCCACAGGGCTCCACCACGTGTCGGCCACAGAGCTCAGCCATCTGTCGGCCACAGAGCTCAGCCATCTGTCAGCCACAGGACCCAGCTACAGGGCTCAGCCATGCACATGTTGGCCACAGAGCTCAGCCATGTGTTGGCCGTGGAGCCCGGCCACAGGGACCAGCCACAGAGCTCAGCCATTTGTCAGCCACAGGGCCTGACCACAGAACTCAGTCATGTCAGCCCTGGGCCCAGCCAGAAAACCCTCTCTGGGTTCTTACCTTGTCCAATAGGAGCCAACACCCCGCCATGGCCTCACTGCCCTGCTATGCACCTGCCTCGTGGGCGGGTGAGGCGGGGACAGCAGGCTTAGCCCACCCGGCCCTCCTTCTCAGGGACACAGAGGATGCTGACCTGCTGATCCAGCTGGAGGCCTTCGAGGAGTCCAAGGCTGAGGATGAGGAGGAGCTGCTCCGGGCAGGCGGTGGGGTCGACATGAGCAGCCACCAGGAGGTCTTCGCCTCCCTATTCCACAAGGTGGGCCTGGGGGGCTGTCGCCTCAAGTCTAGGGCTCAGCAACAGCCCCTCCTCTGCCCAGCAGACCTCCACCACAACCAGGGCAGCAGTGCCAGTTTTATGGCACAGTCCCTGGAGCAGCAAGGGATGGGGGGCTGGACTGAGTGCAGCCCAGAGCTGTCGGGGGGCTGGGCTGTCCCCAGGACTGGAGAACAGTGTTCCAGTGGCCGGAGGCAGCCACACTGGTCAGAGGGCCAGTCAGCACTAGGGATCTCAAGACTGAGTGAGAAACCAGAGGCCAAGTTCAAGTCCAGCTCAAGCCCTTGCTTCACAGAGCCCAGTGGCTCTCACTCAGGAGCCGTTCTGCCCGCCAGGGGTCGCGTGACAGCATCTGGAGGCGTTTTAGGTCATCACAGCTGGGCAGGGCTGCTACTGGCGTTGAGTGGGTGGAAACCAGGGATGCTCCTAAACACACACAGAATGATACAGACCCTGTGTATCCAGAAGCCCTGGttctacctctctgagcctccactttgtcaccagggctctcttgaGGCACAGAGTGCGTGGATGTCCCTGGTGGACAGGCCACAGTGTCAGTCCTCCCCCAGGGGAGGGGACAGCCCCTGACCTGTGTCCCCCTCGGCCTGCTCAGGTGAGCTGCTCACCAGTGTCTGCCCAGCTGCTGTCGGTACTTCAGGGCCTCCTGCACCTGGAGCCCACCTGCCGCTCCAGCCAGCTGCTCTGGGAGGCACTGGAAAGCCTGGTCAACCGGGCCGTACTCCTGGCCAGTGATGGTGAGCAGGGTGGGGGCAGGCCCTGGGGTCTCAGACCGTGGGAGGGATCTCAGACCATGGGGATCCTGTCCTCCATTGCCCCCAGTGCCCTCTGCCCTGACCCCGTCTGCCTGTCCACAGCCCAGGAATGCACCCTGGAGGAGGTGATGGAGAGGCTCCTGTCTACCAAGGGGCGACCCCGGCCTCGCCCCCTGGACTGGGCCCACAAGAGCGTCCAGGCTGACCTGGGCCTGCATCAGATGGGCAGCTGCCCCCAGAACTCAAGTGCCCCAAAGGTGGACCCGGAGGGCCAGTGGCCAGCAGCAGCAGCCCCCACCTGCCTGCAGGACACTAAGGCCTTGAGCACAAGTGGGGGTGCAGCTCTGCAGCAGACAGCTCTGGAGCCGCGGccacccaccccaccaccaccgcCGCCTCTGCCACCCCCCCTACCAAGCCTGGGGGCCACGCCTCCCCCTCCGCCACCTCCACCTCCGCCGCCTCCGCCACTGCCACCCCCGCCAGGCCTGGCGACATCGTTTCCCCTACCCCCTCCAGCACCCCCACTGCCTGGCCTCTCTGGACCTCCCCCTCCACCACCCCTACCACTCCAGGGCATGGGGggcccccctccacccccacccctgccaggcTTTCCCATGACCGCCATCCCACCGGCAGCAGATGGCATGGAGGAGGTCATTGTGGTCCAGGTGGACCACGGCCTGGGCTCGGCCTGGGTGCCTAGGCACCGGCAGGTGAACCCGCCCACACTGCGTATGAAGAAGCTTAACTGGCAGAAGCTGCCGTCCAACGTGGCCCAGGGTGAGCTGCTGAGACCCCAGGTCCCGCAGGGGCTCCTCTCCGCACAGGGCTCTGGGCTGCGCTGGGGGAGTGGCGGGTGGTGCTGCACAGGCTGTGTGTGCCCACCGGTCCATGTGCCAGGGTGGCCAGCCCAGCCCTGGGCTCAGCTCCACTGTGGTCGGGGCcacctctgaggcacctctgcacCCATGCTCCACATCACCGATGCCGTGGGTCTACGTGCCCACATGGAGCTGAGGAGGCCGGGATGCTGCCACCCCAGGTGCTTCAGTGGCTGAGGGAGAGGCTCGGTCCACTGCCAGTCTCAACACTCCCATACACactatgtgcacacacacagctTGGCAGCAACTGGGGGCTCCCATTTGCAGGCACTTACTGAGTGCCTGCTGTATAGTCTCCTGGGCGGGGCTCCAGGCAGACCATCCGACAACCCCTACCATGTGTCGAGGGTGACCTGACAGTGGCCTCCCCCATCCACAGAGCACCACTCCATGTGGGCGTCGCTGGGCAGCCTGGGCCCGGAGGAGGTGGAGCCCGACTTCTCTAGCATCGAGCAGCTCTTCTCCTTCCCAGTGGCCCAACCTAAGGGAACAACAGTGGCTGCCCCAGCCAGGAAGGAGCCCAAGGAGGTGGGCACCCAGGCCAGGGTGGGAATGGGTCACCTGGGGCCACCTGCCCCCCCAGCACGTGACAGGCCCTTCCTCGGGGTGTTTTCCAGATCACTTTTCTGGACTCCAAGAAGAGCCTGAACCTCAACATCTTCCTGAAGCAGTTCAAGTGGTGTGTGGAGGAGGCTGAGGAGCAGTGTCCTGGGGCCCCCCTGTCCTGTCCCACCACCACGGAAACCTCCCTCTTGGGTGGGGCAGTGCCCCCTAGAGTCCACCCTTGGGAAGTGCACATTCCATCCCAGGGTGGCAGATGCCCTGTCCCAGGGCCCCAGGGGGCACTGAGGCCTAGAGAGCAGCTGGGACCCCCTGCCAAGCCAAAAGTGGGCCCCATGCCCCTCCCTGCTTCGGGTCCTGGGCACCAGCCTCTCCAGCAAGCTCTGGGAGTCCTGAGCAGCCCTGGAGGAGAGGCCGGGGCAGGGGCGCCTTGTTACTCATCCCAAGCCCCATTTACTGTGTGACCCCAGGCAGGCCACACACCTTCCCTGTGCCTGTGTCCTCACCAGCCCTGGCCTGGCAACCTCACAGGGGCTGAAGTGTTGTGGGCTTAGGGCTGACTCCACTACTGGCCCCCAGTGGGAAAACCTGTGGCCCCTCCCcgtcctctcccttccctcagcTCCAATGAGGAGCTCGCCGCCATGATCCGTGCTGGGGACACCACCAAGTTCGACGTGGAGATTCTCAAACAGCTCCTCAAACTGCTTCCTGAGAAGCATGAAGTGAGTGGGACCTTCCCCAGTGCAGTTCGGCCCACCCCACCACTCCCCTGGCCCCCAGGTGGATGGTGGTAAAGGGGAGGACCCTAAGCTTTGCTCCACAGCCATCTGGAAAGCCCAGCCCATTGGAGCTGGAGTGAGTGGGCGGGGCCACTGGTGCAGTCTGGGAAGGCTTCCTGAGGGAGGGGGCCTGGAGGAGCCAGGCCCAGGGTACGGGTGAAATCCCAGCACGTGGCCTCATATCCCGAAGGTTGAAAACCTGCAGACCTTCAAGGAGGATCGCGCCAAGCTGGCCAGTGCCGACCAGTTCTACCTGCTGCTGCTGGAGATTCCCTGGTAAGCCCGGCAGCCCAGACCCCCTCCACGGAGAAGGAGAGGGGCTTTGCAGGAGGCCCTGCTGGTGGCCCTGGAGAAGGCACAGTCCCCTGGCCCAACTCCCACCTGTTTCTAAGAGAAAAGGGAGTCCCACAGCTGTGACCACCCCTGTCTGCCTCTTCTGAGTGCTTGTCTGAGGTGCCCCTCCCTGTGCTCTCACTGGGCCTACCAAGTCAGCAGCTCTGGGACAGGGCTCAGGACTGCACATGCTCACTGAATGCAGAGCTTGTCCTGCATGGACCTGGGCGCCCACATGCAGGCCAGGGCAGGTATTGGGCAGGGACCCCAGGCATGGAGGAGCCCCTGACACCTGCTCACCCCCTCAGCTACCGGCTGCGTCTCGACTGCATGCTGCTCTGCGAGGAGACGGCCATTGTGCTGGACATGGTGCGGCCCAAGGCCCAGCTAATGCTGGCCGCCTGCGAGAGTGAGTGGTTGGGGGAGAGGGGACAGGTGGAGGGGGGCCCTGTGGGGGACAGGCCTGGGCCCTGTGGGGAGATGCTGGCCTCTGAGGCCCACCTTTCTGAATGGCGATTCGGGCAGGAACTTGCCACAAGACAAGAAGGGCAGGGGTGTGAGCGGGTCCCTCCAGGGACACAGCTCACTGCTTCTGGGCACTCCCGTCTTGGCCACAGCTGAGCACCAAGGGATACCACAGGTTCCAGAACCTTCTCAGTGCCTCAGCATCCTCAtccacaggatggggcagtggtcACCGTGCCCTCCGGGGTTGTGGTGAGGAGTCAGGGAGACCTCTTACTCGGGGTGGGGGGCTTCCACTACCTGAGCCCCTGCTCAGGGTCCCTGCCCAGCGCAAGCCAAGCCTGGGGAGCAGGGATGGAGGGACGCTGGTAACAGGACCAGACCCCTGAGGACCTCTAGGGTCCAGGGGCATCCGGGCTGGAGGCCCCCACGCTGGTAACAGGACCAGCCCCCCCGGGCCTCTAGGGCCTCGGGGCATCCAGGCTGGAGGCCCCCACGCTGGTAACAGAACCAGCCCCCCCGGGCCTCTAGGGCCTCGGGGCATCCGGGCTGGAGGCCCCCCAGCCCTGACCCTCCTCCCCCAGGCCTGCTCACCAGCCGCCAGCTGCCCATCTTCTGCCGGCTGATCCTCAAGATTGGGAACTTCCTCAATTACGTGAGTCGGGGCTGCGCCGCCTGCCCCCGCCACCCCTCTGGCCAGCCGGGGCGCAGGGCTGACTCTCGCCCGTCCTCAGGGCAGCCACACGGGGGACGCCGACGGCTTCAAGATTAACACGCTGCTGAAGCTGACGGAGACCAAGGCCAATCAGAGCCGCGTGACGCTGCTGCACCACGTGCTGGAggtgggcggggccggggcggtggGCGGGGCCGGGGCAGGCTGCTGCACCACGTGCTGGGTGGGCGGGGCCGGGGTAGGCTGCTGCACCCAGAGCTGGAGGTGGGCGGGGCTGGGAGGGTTCTGCATTCAGAGCAGGGGGTGGGCGGGGCCGGGCTCGGTGGGCGGGGCTGGGAGGGGTTCTGCATCCAGAGCTGGAGGTGGGAGGGGGCCGGGCGCGGTGGGTGGGGCCGGGGTAGGCCGCTGCACCACGTGCTGGGTGGGCGGGGCGGGGGTAGGCTGCTGCACCCAGAGCTGGAGGTGGGCGGGGCTGGGAGGGTTCTGCATTCGGAGCAGGAGGTGGGCGGGGCCGGGCTCGGTGGGCCGGGCTGGGAGGGGTTCTGCATCCAGAGCTGGAGGTGGGAGGGGGCCGGGCGCGGTGGGTGGGGCCGGGGTAGGCCGCTGCACCACGTGCTGGGTGGGCGGGGCCGGGGAAGGCTGCTGCACCCAGAGCTGGAGGTGGGCGGGGCTGGGAGGGTTCTGCATTCGGAGCAGGAGGTGGGCGGGGCCGGGCTCGGTGGGCCGGGCTGGGAGGGGTTCTGCATCCAGAGCTGGAGGTGGGAGGGGGCCGGGCGCGGTGGGTGGGGCCGGGGTAGGCCGCTGCACCACGTGCTGGGTGGGCGGGGCCGGGGTAGGCTGCTGCACCCAGAGCTGGAGGTGGGCGGGGCTGGGAGGGTTCTGCATTCGGAGCAGGAGGTGGGCGGGGCCGGGCTCGGTGGGCCGGGCTGGGAGGGGTTCTGCATCCAGAGCTGGAGGTGGGAGGGGGCCGGGCGCCGTGGGTGGGGCCGGGCGCCGTGGGCGGGGCTGGGAGGGGTTCTGCATTCAGAGCTGGAGGTGGGCGGGGCCGGGCTCGGTGGGCCGGGCTGGGAGGGGTTCTGCATCCAGAGCTGGAGGTGGGAGGGGGCCGGGCGCCGTGGGTGGGGCCGGGCGCCGTGGGCGGGGCTGGGAGGGGTTCTGCATTCAGAGCTGGAGGTGGGCGGGGCCAGGCGCCGTGGGCGGGGCTGGGAGGCCCGCGCCGCAGGACTCCACCCTGGAGTGCACCCCTGAAGGACCCTCCGGTGCTCCGAGTCCTTCCTGATAAGCCCTCTTGTGCTTGTGCCTACCTCCCTTCGTGGGCTCCCTCCACCCCGGCCCCACCCCGTCTCTCTCCCAGGAATCTGCCCCCCTTGCTTCTGTCGTCCTTCCGCAGCACCCCGTCCCGCTCTGCCGGCTCTCCCAGGACACTTGGTCCTGCTGATCCTGCTCTCAGCTCCAGGCGGGTGGGGGCAGTGACTAAGAAAAGTCACGACGGCACGGCCAGGCCCCAGGGAAGGACTTTGAGTCTAGGTGGGGGTCGCTCGGgcaccccagggctggtgtagcCTCACTGGAAATGTTGTTCTAGGAGGTGGAGCAGAACCACCCGGACCTCCTGCAGCTGCCCCAGGACCTAGAGCAGGTCTCCCAGGCGGCGGGGTAGGTGCTGGACCAGCCCCTACAGCCCTGCTTCCTCACCCCCCCAGGCCAGTGAGGGGCGGTCAGGCTGGGTCTCAGGGCTGCAGCTCAGCCCA
The window above is part of the Loxodonta africana isolate mLoxAfr1 chromosome 10, mLoxAfr1.hap2, whole genome shotgun sequence genome. Proteins encoded here:
- the INF2 gene encoding inverted formin-2 isoform X2 — translated: MSVKEGAQRRWTTLKEKLGPQDSDPTEANLENADPELCIRLLQMPSVVNYSGLRKRLESSDGGWMVQFLEQSGLDLLLEALARLSGRGVARIADALLQLTCISCVRAVMNSRQGIEYILSNQGYVRQLSQALDTSNVMVKKQVFELLAALCIYSPEGHTLTLDALDHYKAVHSQQYRFSVIMSELANSDNVPYVVTLLSVINALILGPEDLRTRSQLRNEFVGLKLLDVLTRLRDTEDADLLIQLEAFEESKAEDEEELLRAGGGVDMSSHQEVFASLFHKVSCSPVSAQLLSVLQGLLHLEPTCRSSQLLWEALESLVNRAVLLASDAQECTLEEVMERLLSTKGRPRPRPLDWAHKSVQADLGLHQMGSCPQNSSAPKVDPEGQWPAAAAPTCLQDTKALSTSGGAALQQTALEPRPPTPPPPPPLPPPLPSLGATPPPPPPPPPPPPPLPPPPGLATSFPLPPPAPPLPGLSGPPPPPPLPLQGMGGPPPPPPLPGFPMTAIPPAADGMEEVIVVQVDHGLGSAWVPRHRQVNPPTLRMKKLNWQKLPSNVAQEHHSMWASLGSLGPEEVEPDFSSIEQLFSFPVAQPKGTTVAAPARKEPKEITFLDSKKSLNLNIFLKQFKCSNEELAAMIRAGDTTKFDVEILKQLLKLLPEKHEVENLQTFKEDRAKLASADQFYLLLLEIPCYRLRLDCMLLCEETAIVLDMVRPKAQLMLAACESLLTSRQLPIFCRLILKIGNFLNYGSHTGDADGFKINTLLKLTETKANQSRVTLLHHVLEEVEQNHPDLLQLPQDLEQVSQAAGINLEVIRSEASANLKKLLETERKVLASIPEVQEQYAERLQTSIEACRLLDEVFAAIEQKKLELASYLCEDTQQLSLEDTFCTMKTFRDLFLRALKENKDRKEQAAKAERRKKQLAEEEAQRPRGEDGKPVRRGAGQQEEVCVIDALLADIRKGFQLRKTARSRADMEGGSKAVADSARDRKPAATSSPREGPTHPASELDLASAVASEPRAWDLMDATLPHPQPSAETGSPGPLERRSSWYMDASDSLATEDPQNPQPSAGPWPVALGDAQAPKPLRFSSDKLLSTADSGQGTREPTTLQGACQADANAFTPSTSLLPAGSIGGGDEEDVAPESALDTSLDRSFSEEAVTDSSGSGSLPKARSAKGTGRRRKKRPSRNQEGPRQRAPPKPKAK